TCTTTGGCACAAAGAGACACGAAAACAACAATCAATCAGGTAAATGctaattattgagtttgttttaagtcatcatgcattaattgatttattgcttgttgCAACAGGCCGATCAGAACTCTGTGTACAACTAGCATAAGGGATGATCGAGAATCATTTCTGTCACTTCTTATttccatttcagaaaaaaataaattgaaatcgGAAATGGtacgaaaaaaaaataaaaaataaaaatcaggatttttaatcaaataaaactcacTTTTTGAGGATATAGAATATTCTCTGTCATTTGTAGTttctattttggaaaaaaaaaaagatatcagAAATTTAATGGAgaatttcagatttatattcCTGATCCATGTTGTCTTGttgttttatgtatatttaaactttttccagCTTCAGTGCTGAATGTTCTTCAGGAACTGAAGTTTCTGTCGGTGGGAGCACTGACTCGTTCTGGACGACGAAGTCCTCTGGCTGCTCTTTGACGAAGAGGAGAAGCTGCTCTTGGTCCGCCGGCTGCTCCCTCCGCTCAGGCTGACCCGCGGGCGTTTGGACGGGATCACGGCCCGCGACAACGGCGGCGGCGCGGGGACGCGAGACGGGTACGAGTACATTCTGgaaccacacagaaaaaaaaaaagaaacgaaacAGAAATCATGCTGGTGCTGACTGAGCAGCTCAGTGGTCGTTTTTTCCAGACGGTTTTCACTCACCTGTCGTAGTAGTCTCTTTGAAAATCATAGTCGAGGTCAAACGAGGAACTACTGCAAGGCAGAACATAAACAAAGCGGTGAAAATATGTAAACCTGTCGCATTCCCAGCGTGTTTCTCCAAGCCTCTTTTAAAAACGGTTTGTTATCTTTGCCTCAGCTACAGGCGGCGTTTGTTGGTCAGACACCGACCTGTACATGTCTCCAGCCGAGCGTTTGGAGGTTTTGGACCGGTGCGGTTTGGGTTCTCCGGCGAGGTTACAGTCTGAGGTAAAAAGACACAGAGCGGATCGTTAAGCAGAGTGACGATAAAAACACCCTTCAGACAAAACATGAAGAACTTTCACCTAAACGGTAcacttacattttaaacatagcTGCATTGCTTGAAACGAtcagttcattaaaataaaaacttttaagatATGTGTTTATTAatccagtttttagttttgcaatTTGCTcctttcagattaaaacaagtcaaattaGTTAAATTCATAGATCTAAAATAATGCAAGGCAGAATTTAATTAAACCAAACTGATGcaatctgagttttaaaagtgtttgttgACTTTCCAGATTATCATGACAAATGTTGAGTCCCTTGCAAAAATCAACTAAATCCTTGagttttttcacaatattctctcactaaaaccacaaataaaggACTTTACTTGTAATTTGCAGAAAAGCGATGTCTGGTTTTTCTGctccacagaagaaaaaaaaaaaaaaaaagatcttaaaagtgtggtgtgcatttttatttgtcaatacTTTGCTTACACAAAGTATGAGGAGCTTTGCAAATCTGAAGCCTGAAACTTTGTGAAAACATaagttttacaaactaaaaattaccaaaaatgttgtgatgtttttttaatctgctcaaTTAAGCATAAACTATTTTACTTTACCATGAGTTTTTTTATAGATTCAAAacttcaaatacttttttgcatgttttacttttattttgggCTCAactgaagaaatctgaaataaatatttcgTCAGCAATAAagtcttcatttgaaaacacttcatatatttaacaaagttttaatacggtaattaaaagcagattttctgCACTTTAGAGTAGAAAAGTCACGGAGCAGATGTGGTCCTAGTTACCATGACAACggaaggaaagcagaaaaaagatgatcactttgtgttgcattcaaCATTTGTCtcagcagattttaatttaaaagtcgtaattttgtcctaatttattcctgaattgaggacaagaaaaaaaaaacaaacaaagaaaacaaatcagtcaaAGGGCCGTTAAACGGCCCTCGAGCCCCACTTTGAACACCTTTACTGTAAAATGGTCAAAAAGCAGCTCGTCCATCATTTTACTCTCACAACTCTCCTGGTTGTGAGAGTAAAATGGAACTGAGTACAAATGCATACCACAGTTTTTGCATTATAATTATAAatcatttctctttcttttcttttcgaATCATTTCGAATCATTTCTTTACAGTGATATCCAGCTTTCTGTTAGacataatctatttttttaatacaaggatgtttgtgtttgcaacgTGAGAAACATtcaaagtgcaaatatttttgcatgttgaGCTAAAAACATGTGAGAGAGATAAGAGACACACAAAGACGTTTTTCTCCTCAGACAAGCGAAACTTGTTCCGATCCACATGTGAACTGAGAAGTGAAACCGTAATACTGCCAGTGTTGTATAGTAACGAAGTAAAAACACTTCACTACTTCACTTAAGTATATTTTGGAGTACTTCATACTTTCCTCGAGCatgaaattttttttgataactttcACTTTTACTTCATTACATTTCCAAACTTAATTGCATACTTTTACTCCGATACATTTTCAATGTGTGGTTTAGTTACTCGTTacaaaaaagggagagagagaagcgATAGTGTTTTGTCCCCACCTACTGATTGACTGCAACAAAGTCGGACACAAATGGAGCTCCATACGACATGAACCACATATGCATACGTGGTTCATGTCAGAAGCTGGTTCAGTTGTAAAGCAGGTTAAGTTAACCTTGTGGTATAGGTAAAGCACCTCATTTTCTTAACTAAATGATGCCTGCAGGTATATATCTATTAGCAGGTTTAATTTTGCCTGCACTTGGTTGTGtacattattttaagtgtatttgaCAAGttcaccaaaatataaaaaatgtaattcaaacTGCATTTGCCTTGTTTTACTTTATACTTATACTTTTCATTACATTACTTGAGTACATccatttttacagtaatttccATACTTAAGTATAAGACGTTTCAGATACTTTAAGACTTTAActcaagtaacatttcagtcaGTGACTTGGACTTTTACCAAAGTCATATTTTGGAGAGGTATCTATACTTTTACTTGACTCTGAGATTTCAGTACTTTATACAACACTGATTACTGCTGCATGTTTGGGTCCAACATAGATAGTATAGACCTATAAATGAACCTTCAAATCTACCACAAAGCAGAAGAAACGGCTCATAAAGTCACACAAACCTATAATCAAGATAAACATCCgcttgtttctttaaaattcgGCCTGCAAAAATTCTCCAATTTAATGCTAGGAGATTTACTGAAATGCAACTAAAGATTTTTACAAATCATGATAAAAAGATTTATATTTCTCTGATGTCTATtatctaatttcttttaaaaaaatggatttttagGAACCGTTTTAGGTTTAAAACAagattcaattcagtttattcaaccatataaatacaaatgtatttatgcatttattaattttgcGCTGTCAAATTAATTCTGAtcttattgacttaaaaaaaataagtaaaacatgattacactgaaaacagaaaacttttttttaattttctaaataataataatacttttattctaaatttcaacaaaagtaaaagctttttttcctcatagCTGCTCTGCGTTAGGCAGCGGTGTCCAATGCGTGGCCCGCAGGCCATGTGTGGCCCTTGGATTAATTTTTTGTGGCCCCAACTGCAGTTCAAGAATGATCCAATTTTGTTCgttataacatttatttgaaatcagGGTAAAATTACAGCTGATAATTATAAGTTTGCcacaaattatttgtgtttttataaccaAACTTTTATATGTAAGtccagagacttttactgaaaatctgacctaaattaacttttatttaattcattaacTTCTGCTAAATATAGCAATCAATTTGAAAGAAAGGGACCCAAATCCTGGTTTATAACTGAGAATAAATTAAGcttaaaatagtttgaaaacatggcggcagcgtgtcggatTCGCTCTGTTCTTATTATAGacttatgaatatttttttgttgttgaggcGATCCATGTTTGGAGAATTATTCCCTCTGGTCTTAAATGCTGTGAAATTAGAAGGActtatgtttctgtttaactTTCAGAGAGTCAGATgcgtaaccgtggcaacaaggTGGTGTTTTTACAACTagaagcagctgattagcaaataaaaagctcaaataacATCTGAACTATGACCCCAAGTCCCTGCAGAACTGAAAAAAGGATttatggatgcagagcagagagagaagtaGTTCAATTATTTCAGTTATCGATTATTATCCAttactggattaaaaaaaattgctgtctTCTGCAGATTTGGCATTTAACCACTTAATTATTTGAATGCAGTAttagaaaaaaggcaaaaatggaaaataactctgttcattttttaaataagaaaaacattttgttatttgaaATGCAATAACTTACCATTCCCTTAACAAACgccttttttatattaaatatttttgtaaagtttcgGCTTCAGTATAGCtttaaatatgttgttctttcagcaaatttcCGTTTTTTAGTCTGTTTATTCCAGTTAACGATGAATCAATTGCTGAATTAGatgattattatttcaataactgattagTTGCTTTAGGCCGAGTCCAAACCACACAGCCGGACAATGATTTAAAGaagagcggcaaaagcaaacgaggtggattagcagtgcttgctaACATGCTACTATGGAGTATCGTCTCTGCTGGCTAACatttagctgttagcatgtcatgaaaGTCATGAGAGCATCACAGCAGCaggcttcagtcagaggccttcTCAGATTTAtggcaagactgactgctactggaaatCCTTCCTCCAACGACGACGCATTGAAGAAACTCCGATGATGTGAGTTGCAATATTTAATATCCCTTCGAGATAAATAAAGTCTGGCTAAACTTTAGGTACGAAAGAGAAGTATTTAACATTAATCTTCAGGTTCAGCAGAAGCTAAAGTCCTCACCGAGAACTTGCCCGACGATCATCCTCCCGTCCTCGCCCGTGACGGCGGCCCGGGCGTTCCTCTCGTTGGCGTACTGAACGAAGGCGTAGCCCTTGTGGACAGAGCAGCCGACGATCTTCCCATACTTGGAGAAGATGGCCTCCACGTCCGCCTTGGTGACCAGCAGGGTGTTGAGGTTGCCGATGAAGACCCGGGAGTTGAGGGAGCGCGGGTCGGTCTTATTGGTGACGTTGCTGCTGGCCATGAGGCTGGAAGTGGAGGATGAACGTCTGacggaaagagagagagaaacagacagacaaacGGATACGAAGGTTTGAGATTTTCACGAAGGATGAGAGATGCTTCAGTCCTCTGAAAGTCTGAGTAGTTAAGCTTCAAACAGCTTTCTGTGGAGCAGAAATCTCCAAATGAAAGGAGTTCTCTAGAGATGCATCAATCAATCtgaattcacattttattttctctaatttGTGTTCAATTAGTCAAAATTTTATACTTTCCCAAATTTACTAATTAAAAACTTtcagtatttttggtctaaacacaaaccaaaagcaaaaactttgtttatatacatttttctttctagaCTATCCAGAAAAATCTTCTATGCCTCAATCAATAATCCTTAAAATCTTCTTAATAAATCCGTCTTTGCAGGCAAGTATTGATCAATACATCTCTGGCTGTTCAGCTGCTCTAAATTGTTTCACTCATGCAAACAATTGTCTTAATTCTCATTATTAAACCTGCTGCACTGGTTGTACTGAAAAGAATAATAATCAGGCCTcagaaactaaaattaaaaccacatgaAGGTGAGTGAtgaactcaaaaataaacattcatgcGCCACtagcggtttttttttttacttacaaaaCAGATATAAAGCATCAAACATGCAAATGACTTCATAAAAGGAAGCAGGGACTTCTTTAGATTAATGcaaaaagtaaacataaataACCATTATTTAGCAACGCTCCCTCTGTGCATTTTCTCATGCGGACGCAGCCTAAACGCTTCATGTTCCTCTAAACCAACCGAACACACGCTGCAGTTCCTCACATGGAGAAACAGAAagcttttaaagtaaatatgtgAAGCAGACGCACACAAGGAAGTTATGCCGAGCAGCTAAAACGTTACCCGTGAGAAatgcactttgtgtttttattgtgtatttttatggcCTCGCCGCTCCTGTCTAAGATCGGATTTTTGCCGTTTGCAGGTGGAGAACCGTGAAAACATCAGTGGTACGGACAGTAACTCTGCCCCCCTCCTGCTGATAGAGAAGGAAAGCGCAGTGGGGGGGATTTTTTCAACGTTCACTCACTCCATAGCGTCTGTGTGCGGGGATCTCGTCTGCCTGACGTTTGACACTGTGGGCTGGGCTCAGTTTGGGCTGGTGTCTGGACCTTCACCTTCGCCCCCTGGCAATTTTTACTGAGGCGACAGAAAACACATCCTCAGTCAAGCTGGGCAGGGTTATCGTTCACCAAATCTTACCTGGGCTGGACGGAGTGTGTGCAGGAACTCCAGAACATATACCACCCAAAAAATAGGCGCTTAATGCCCCTTAAAGCTACAGCTGGGTAGCatcaatttaaatctaaattaaaaggGTTAAGGAGTCAATCTaagacacaaaaatattacattatataACACCAACTACTTTAAATCTAATACATTTTGACTAAATCCGTTTATTCGagcagtaaaatgttaaaatatcttCCATCAAAGCAAACCATTAGTAAAACCAACTATTtatgagtttttaaatttttttatacacaCTGAAATCACTAAAGTGTAAAGatgctgcaaaaatattaaGGATGGGCAACTGTGGTACTGATCAGCCAGTGTCCTGCAAGTCTTAGATGCGTTTTGCTCCAACAAAGCATGATTTAAAAGTTCAGAcatctaaaaacacacacacacaaaaaaaagactttgcaTTTATAACAAAATAGCTGCAGATAACCAATAATATTACTTTTAACTacaaagagaaaagcagcaacattttaTACAACAGCATCCATGTTAGGGAGTCTCTCAGTTATGTGAATGGATACATTTCATATTCTTTATACAATGACTGAGGCCCATTCcctaataatcaattaatcctCTACGTATGAATtgacttttaactttttatttatatgctaAACATGAGGATGGAATGTAGAAGAATTAAGGGGATGTACCTATAAGTGAATGCAGAGAAACACATAACAGCCAAAGGAAGACACTTTTCATACAtcatgtttaattaaatgtgcatttatCATGTTATGTGTTAAAACTTGCAAtccaaagctttaaaaaaaaaaaatcaccatgcGAGGGAAAAACTGGGGAAAACTccgtaaaaaaaaagtgaagaaaaagtgagaaaaaaaaagtccaaagaCAACGATtcacaaaaacaacccaaataAATCAACAACACACCCGCCTGGACACCAACAGCGCCCTCTTCTGGGCTCAAGTGTGAATCACAAGGCCTGCGCTAGCCTTGGTAGCGCTCCATGCCGGCTAGCGCTGCTAGAGTTAGCTAACCACCAACTAAAAAAAAGGCAcgaaaaaataaacaccaatcTGAccagtttttgtgaaaaaaaaaatcaaaacctgaaaaattctGATAAATATGCCGTCAATAATCTGAAAGGGATTAAAATTTTGCTGCCTCTGACGCTGTTAGCTGAAGCTAACGTTAGCTGTCCGACTGTCTGAAAAGCGagccaaaaacaaatcagtcccgtcaaagaaaaatataaagctAGGCAAACTTGCAAAAATAGTTCAAAGTGTATCTAAGATGCTTCCAACATGTTGTGGCTCTAAAAAAAACCAATCTgcgtttttttgtctttgaggGGGACGAGCATTTCCACGTTAGCTAAGCCAGCTAACCCTGCTAGCCAGCACATTCTGTCCACTCGCAAAATGGAAAATCACCGTggaaaaaatccaaaaagaaaagaaaaaggagggaaaaatgaaaaaatgtctgGGGACAAAATACTCACCACGACCTGTACGagcaaaatgtcttgttttttcgTAAAATCGGTCAAATTGCAATTTAGGTCGTCCTTTTTGGTGCACAAGCGATTCGCCCCGTTTGAACAGCAAGCTAACGCAACAGGCGATGGCGCAGTGATGAGAAGGATGCGTTGGTTTTGATTTACGGAGCAATCTGGAGGGGCGGCGTCTCTACAAAAAGCACGACTTTAGAAATTTGGCTACATCCGGTGTGACCAGATGAGCAAAACATCATAAGCCGTGAACTAAGggcaaaatatttatatttttctgctttcaacTTTATGaacactgattttattttaaaaatagtatttttgaattctaaaataaacaaatagcaaaataaagaatataaCTTGAAAAGTAAGTACTATAATGTCAAGtaatataatttataaaataaacttcaagaatgtaaaatataaatgataGGCATTATGTAAATTATGTGAATTaactgtctgtctctgtgttgccctgcgacagactggcgacctgtccagggtgtaccctgtcTCTCGCCCttaatgttagctggagataggcaccagcaaccctccccgACCCCAGTAGGGACAacggtgtacagaaaatggatggatgaatgttgtaaattaaaaattgtacctttataaaatctaaaacatgtattactttattttgaagtaaaggagaaaaagtagaaatatgCTAAGTTAGgacacaaattatttttttttattataaataatacgAATAATGCTAGATAAGATAAACTAGGCCACATAAACCCATGttatgcttttaaatatttaaaatatatttatttaataaaatcagaacaataaaattagatttacaGGAGAAGAATCTATTAAGCTTGTTATGTGCTGCTGCAGACAGCCAGAAGGGGGCAGTGTTCTCTAAAGAAATAAATCCAGGAAAGGTTTGACGTGTTCGTTAAACATGTGAGAGGCCATGGAACCCAATAACACAtgggaaaatacataaatgatttttgtgtgcaggatttttaattactttatacTAATAATGTATAAACATGACGTTTCCACTGGTGCTGCTGAGGGTTGACAACTGCAGAGGGAATTGTTTCAACAGACTTATAAATAAACATTGTGACAGATgtcctaaaaaaaacccagatgtgaaaaatgtttgcat
The Poecilia reticulata strain Guanapo linkage group LG17, Guppy_female_1.0+MT, whole genome shotgun sequence DNA segment above includes these coding regions:
- the LOC103479538 gene encoding heterogeneous nuclear ribonucleoproteins C1/C2 isoform X1, which produces MERSSSTSSLMASSNVTNKTDPRSLNSRVFIGNLNTLLVTKADVEAIFSKYGKIVGCSVHKGYAFVQYANERNARAAVTGEDGRMIVGQVLDCNLAGEPKPHRSKTSKRSAGDMYSSSSFDLDYDFQRDYYDRMYSYPSRVPAPPPLSRAVIPSKRPRVSLSGGSSRRTKSSFSSSSKSSQRTSSSRTMRVEELQTIKRELSQIKSKVDDLLESLERMEKDHSKKFAKSIKPEPGEVTSPPHSSSKKNDGIKRERESQDMNNSDEEEEDDDDDEEEEEGDLLEEEEVKSQEREEEEEEEEEGEHVEGDEDDGDSVNGDDDS
- the LOC103479538 gene encoding heterogeneous nuclear ribonucleoproteins C1/C2 isoform X2, translated to MASSNVTNKTDPRSLNSRVFIGNLNTLLVTKADVEAIFSKYGKIVGCSVHKGYAFVQYANERNARAAVTGEDGRMIVGQVLDCNLAGEPKPHRSKTSKRSAGDMYSSSSFDLDYDFQRDYYDRMYSYPSRVPAPPPLSRAVIPSKRPRVSLSGGSSRRTKSSFSSSSKSSQRTSSSRTMRVEELQTIKRELSQIKSKVDDLLESLERMEKDHSKKFAKSIKPEPGEVTSPPHSSSKKNDGIKRERESQDMNNSDEEEEDDDDDEEEEEGDLLEEEEVKSQEREEEEEEEEEGEHVEGDEDDGDSVNGDDDS